One Methanophagales archaeon DNA segment encodes these proteins:
- a CDS encoding iron ABC transporter permease, protein MTSTSGTETVSGTGTGTEKIAEIKTQYKKFVGRKILFILSSLALIFIIAGVSAALGSYPISVTEVYSIIWHGIFQNVETTQGIVVWNLRLPRIIMGILAGMGLAIAGTMMQGILRNPLASPFTLGIASGAGFGAALAILSGASIIAGATGEYLIIGNAFLFSLIPTFVIILFTRYKRATPETMILAGIAMLYIFSAATTLLMYFSESEAVKEAYFWMVGSLGRATWDELIFSLNLGSLSIPLPGPVPIVLIGCIIPLMWKSWDLNVMAAGDEAAKSLGVNVEQTRILILIIASLMTAGIVCFTGTIGFIGLVAPHMCRMVIGGDNRFLIPASGLFGAALLLTADTIARRIIAPVILPVGVITAFMGGPLFLYLIMRRRREYW, encoded by the coding sequence ATGACATCAACATCAGGCACTGAAACTGTATCAGGAACGGGAACAGGAACGGAAAAAATAGCGGAAATAAAAACGCAATACAAGAAATTCGTTGGAAGGAAAATCCTCTTTATCCTCTCTTCACTCGCACTGATATTTATTATCGCTGGAGTATCCGCAGCACTTGGCTCTTATCCTATATCAGTCACGGAGGTATATTCGATAATATGGCATGGCATATTTCAAAACGTTGAAACGACACAAGGGATTGTTGTCTGGAACTTGCGACTGCCGCGTATCATAATGGGCATCCTTGCGGGCATGGGGCTCGCAATTGCTGGGACGATGATGCAGGGGATTTTAAGAAATCCGCTTGCAAGCCCCTTCACGCTGGGAATCGCATCAGGTGCGGGCTTTGGTGCGGCTCTTGCCATACTTTCAGGTGCAAGTATTATCGCTGGTGCGACTGGTGAGTATCTCATAATAGGAAATGCATTCCTATTCTCTCTAATCCCTACTTTTGTTATCATACTTTTCACACGCTACAAAAGAGCTACGCCTGAGACAATGATTCTCGCTGGTATTGCGATGTTATACATCTTCAGTGCGGCGACGACGTTATTAATGTACTTTTCCGAATCTGAAGCGGTAAAAGAAGCTTACTTCTGGATGGTTGGCAGCCTTGGAAGAGCAACCTGGGATGAACTTATCTTCAGCTTAAATCTGGGTTCACTTTCTATACCCCTACCGGGTCCAGTGCCTATCGTGCTTATAGGCTGTATTATCCCGCTTATGTGGAAGTCATGGGACCTGAATGTGATGGCTGCGGGCGATGAAGCAGCAAAGAGCCTCGGCGTTAATGTCGAGCAAACCAGAATCCTTATACTGATAATTGCTTCTTTGATGACCGCAGGTATTGTTTGCTTCACGGGAACCATAGGTTTTATAGGATTGGTTGCCCCGCACATGTGCCGCATGGTTATCGGTGGTGATAACAGGTTTTTAATTCCTGCATCAGGTCTTTTTGGTGCTGCTCTTTTGCTTACCGCCGACACCATTGCAAGAAGAATTATAGCACCCGTAATTCTACCGGTAGGTGTAATTACAGCATTCATGGGGGGTCCTCTGTTCCTCTACTTGATAATGAGAAGGAGGAGGGAATATTGGTAA
- a CDS encoding ABC transporter ATP-binding protein, whose amino-acid sequence MKLKIKDVEFGYSNMPVLRNVNIELAESEILGVVGPNGAGKSTLLRCIDRILIPQKGCIMLDGRDIREISRMELARKIGYVPQDGSQIFPATVFDTVLMGRRPHLGWRSSERDTEKVLETLKILNIEDLAMRDINELSGGQQQKVFIARALTQEPELLLLDEPTSNLDIRHQLEVMEIVKRVVRERGISAIMAIHDLNLASRYADRIIMMNGGRVYAEGEPSSVLNEENIRHVYGVEAKLSNHDGRPYIVPVRACVRC is encoded by the coding sequence ATGAAGCTGAAAATAAAAGATGTGGAGTTTGGCTATTCAAACATGCCTGTGCTGCGGAATGTGAATATAGAGCTTGCAGAATCAGAGATTCTGGGTGTGGTGGGACCGAATGGCGCGGGCAAATCAACCCTGCTACGCTGTATTGACCGGATTCTCATACCACAGAAGGGTTGTATCATGCTCGATGGACGTGATATAAGGGAAATAAGCAGAATGGAACTTGCAAGAAAGATAGGATACGTACCCCAGGATGGTTCTCAAATCTTCCCTGCTACGGTCTTCGATACTGTGCTCATGGGTAGGCGTCCGCATCTCGGATGGCGAAGCAGTGAGCGAGACACGGAGAAGGTATTGGAGACGTTAAAAATACTGAATATTGAGGACCTGGCGATGCGCGATATAAACGAACTCAGTGGCGGTCAGCAACAGAAAGTCTTCATTGCACGAGCGCTCACACAGGAACCCGAACTGCTTCTGCTCGATGAGCCCACCTCCAATCTTGACATCAGGCATCAACTTGAGGTGATGGAGATAGTGAAACGTGTGGTAAGAGAGCGGGGTATCTCAGCTATAATGGCGATTCATGACCTCAACCTCGCATCTCGCTATGCTGACCGGATAATAATGATGAATGGAGGCAGGGTATATGCAGAGGGGGAACCTTCTTCGGTACTGAATGAAGAGAATATCAGACATGTCTACGGCGTGGAAGCGAAACTGAGCAACCACGATGGCAGACCTTACATTGTACCTGTAAGAGCCTGTGTTAGGTGCTAA